From Tachyglossus aculeatus isolate mTacAcu1 chromosome 12 unlocalized genomic scaffold, mTacAcu1.pri SUPER_6_unloc_1, whole genome shotgun sequence, the proteins below share one genomic window:
- the LOC119921004 gene encoding prostaglandin F synthase 1-like encodes MNFVTARHMLLNDGNKIPVLGFGTFGLMNAISEGEMAVKKAIEVGFRHIDGASLYENEREVGRAIQAKIADGTVTREDIFYTGKLWSSCHYPTSVRPALEETLKNLQLDYLNLYIIHWPVTLKPGMDLEVLKKKEKLSFDYVDLCTTWEALEVCKDAGLTKSIGVSNFNHKQLEMILTKPGLKYKPVCNQVECHPYLNQSKLLEFCKANSIALVAYSALGSQVIPTDNPSYPVLLEDPVLGAIAKKHNRTPALVALRYQLQRGVVVLAKSFTENRIKENIQVFDFQLNPEDMKAIDGLNRNYRYIQVEMFSSHPNYPFNEEY; translated from the exons ATGAACTTTGTGACAGCTCGCCACATGCTGCTGAATGATGGGAACAAAATACCAGTGCTGGGATTTGGGACTTTTGGACTTATGAAC GCTATAAGTGAAGGAGAAATGGCGGTCAAGAAAGCCATTGAAGTTGGTTTCCGACACATTGATGGGGCTTCCCTGTATGAGAATGAAAGGGAAGTTGGACGGGCCATTCAAGCAAAGATTGCAGATGGTACTGTGACTAGGGAGGACATTTTCTACACTGGAAAG CTCTGGAGCAGCTGTCACTACCCTACCTCCGTGCGCCCAGCTCTGGAAGAGACACTAAAGAACCTCCAGCTGGACTACCTCAATCTCTACATCATTCACTGGCCCGTCACTCTGAAG CCTGGAATGGACTTGGAGGTattaaagaaaaaggagaaactgTCTTTTGACTATGTGGATCTCTGCACCACTTGGGAG GCCTTGGAGGTATGCAAAGATGCAGGGTTGACCAAATCCATTGGCGTCTCCAACTTCAACCACAAGCAGCTAGAGATGATCCTGACCAAGCCCGGCCTCAAATATAAACCCGTCTGCAACCAG GTAGAATGTCACCCGTACCTCAACCAGAGCAAACTCCTGGAGTTCTGCAAGGCCAACTCTATCGCTTTGGTGGCATACAGTGCCCTGGGCTCCCAGGTCATTCCGACA GATAATCCGAGCTACCCAGTGCTGCTGGAGGACCCAGTCCTGGGCGCCATCGCCAAGAAACACAACCGcaccccagccctggtcgccctgcgCTACCAGCTGCAGCGTGGAGTTGTGGTCCTGGCCAAGAGCTTCACCGAGAACCGGATCAAGGAGAACATTCAG GTGTTTGATTTCCAGCTGAACCCGGAGGATATGAAGGCCATCGACGGCCTCAACAGAAATTACCGCTATATTCAGGTGGAAAT